The Silene latifolia isolate original U9 population chromosome X, ASM4854445v1, whole genome shotgun sequence genome contains the following window.
TCAATTTTATAAAATGTTACTCGTAATATTTTGATCTTATTAAGGACTTATAGATCTCAAGTAGAAATACTTGCGAAAATTTGATTATTTTTCTTTCTGTACGCTTTACTCATTTTGGATAAAGCTGTGATACTTTATTGCTTAGTATTTAGTAACTGTATGTCTTATTGATCAAACAGTATGCAGAAAAGCTTTTTGTTCGGAAGCCAAAAGACACGCAACATCTACGGTCATTGTCACAACAAATATGGGAAGGTGTCCGTACAAATGATAAGAAAGCAGTGTATCGGTGCATTGTTAACTTTGAAGCAGATGTTAATGCCATATATGAGATTTCATCCTCAAACTCTTCTGTAACTCTTGCCAAAGTAATGCTGTTACCAGAGCAGACAAGCCATGGCCAAAATACCAATGAATGGACTGGAGATTTGTCTTCCAAATCCTCGGAGAGCTCTAATTTGTCTGCTGAAAATGAAATCCCAAGCATGGAAGATCTAGAAGGTTGCCACTTGCTCCACCTTGCCTGTGAGTTTGCTGACATAGGCATGTTGGAGCTGCTTCTGCAATATGGTGCAAATGTTAATGCGTCCGATTCCAGAGGTCACTCACCACTTCATCGATGTATTCTCAAAGGAAAACCAATAGCAGCAAGATTGCTTCTCACCAGGtgatcttcaatttttagttctTGTTGATGTTAAAATTTACTTTTTTGCTGTCACCTACCTTGGTGAGCTTTCTCTCTAGGTACTTTTAAATTCTTTATCAAGTCGATGTCAGGGAATCAAGGGATTAGTTTCTTGAAAGAGGGTCTCATATTGATATAATGTAAGACCAACTTGTCTAATAATATAAACACTACCCGTTACCCATTACCCATTACCCATTACCCATTACCCATTACCCACTGATTAAGAATTTAAGATAATAACCACCTCATTTAGTTTTTATATGGGTCAATCTCATGATAATAATAACCATCTCATTTGAGTAATTGCAAGGACCATCTCATTTGAGAATTTGTGAAGATTTCTATGCCTGTAGCTGAGCCTTTGCCAAGAGGCAATTTGTTATTTGAGACACTTTACCACTAGCCAAAGCAAAATTTCTAGCAAAAAATAGGgtatcattttattttatttttcgtgTGAGGGGAATTCTTTGGCTCAAGCGGGAGAGGCCTTGAGGCACTCCGATAATATTGTGGTGGTTGAGTGAATTTACCCGGGCCTGTAACTACAGCAATAAATAAGTCTTGCTGATAATTTATTGATACTAACCTCAGGGGAGCGGATCCATTAGCCATGAACCGTGAAGGCAAGAATGCGCTTGATATTGCAAAAGAAGTAAGCTTCAATGATCCTGAGGTACTGGCTTTACTGTCTGACTTCAGGGGATAGTAGTACGTTTGGTGGTTATATATTATGGAGTATGTTAGTGTAGTTATGAGTAGTTTGTGTGTATATTTACCATCGGGTATGCGGAAACAATGTAGCAACATCTTCATTTTCTCAACACTTTTACTCTGAGTGGAAAGTGTATCGATTACCTCCCTTGTGGGTTGTGCTTGAATagtgtttttttgttgttttgggcTGGGGGAAGCTTAGCAGTTACGAGGTTGTCGTCTTGTGTGTGTACATTAATTTTTCGTTTGAGAGGTTTGATTGGGGATAATCGATTCTTTGTACTGGAGCTGTAATTTAGTCGTGTAACCTAGTTTGAACTAGATAACATCAATTGAAGAGTTATGGGTTGCTGTAGTCTGTAGGTATCATGCACACACTAATTATGAGGCCCAGTTACAAGCACGCTAGTTTATGACGAGATCCGAATTCTGCAAAGATCTAACGGATCTAATTTCATGGTAAAAAAaagggtacgaaatacaaataaaagggtacgaaagattggtctctcaataactcaGTGAAAGACCGTCTCTCCTAAGTTTTAGTGTTTATTTAAATAATTGCTTGAGAGAAGAAAGGTTCCTCTCCCTTTCTTTTAGGAAAGGAAATGGGGAGGGAGGATCCTATTACCTAATGTAATAGAAACTAGAGAGCAAATTTAGTAAAATACCCTGTTTCATAATATcaatttttgcaaaatctttcaAAATATATGAACAAAATTGTGCATTCAAACTTTTTTCTTATGAATTCTAGATATAAGTGCATATTTTTCCCTTTTACTTTCATTAAAATCAAAAGTTGAAGGCATAGCTTGAGAAATTAAAACACGAGTATACATTTTGTCCTTTCCCCTTCTCTCTCAAATAAATAATGTCTATCCTCTCATCTCATTCCCTCGTACCGATTACCGACGTAGGGCGATTCTGCAAGACTGCcatattttcactaacttttactCCCTCTGTTTAACAACAAAtacaacattttccttttacacgtTTGCCAATGCACGATTTGTAACGTAACATTTACATTgtgaaaaatataaaaatttcgTATTCCTCTTAAAGATGAATCAAACAAGATTACACATGTCCatattttttcttataaatcgcAAGGAATCGTAAAGATTCTCTTCATCctccttatactaaaagaataagacttCTCCAAATTTTTCTcgcctaaatgaatttggctGTAATTGGGCTTTTATTATACCATATCTGTAATTGACCTTTTATTATATTATATCTGTTATTgggctttcattatattatatttacatTTGGATTATACCGAacttttctttttccaccgttaatacaaaatattaataataataataataataaaattacaattaaatttttaattgagttaaatattagttttattattatttcctttaaTGTTTTTATCTAAAATACCGCGCattcgcgcgggatctatactagtttatGAATAATGTCAACACAAGAAATGTTGTatttggagttgaatggaaggagtattattttttttattgttcagACCCGGCTCAGACTCTATACGTTACATTATCAATCAAATTAGACAATTTTTTCACTTCATTTGAGAAAATATGGTGTTTAGAAAAATGAATAAACGTGGTATATGTATAATGCTACTATTGCTTATGGAACTTCAACCTTAATCCTAATAATTATCTAATGAAAAATATATTCATGAATATCGGTGTTCAAACTCAAATAGCAAGCCAAACCCGTCTCAACACGAATAAATGAAACCAAAATTGCCCCGGAAGATTCGAGTGACCCAAGGCAGGCTCGTTATTTGACACATTGTCATCCATATTCCTAGTAGACCTGACAAACAGGTCAACCGGGTTGGGTCAGTTCCGGGTTTGCATGACGTCGAGTAAGGTCGGGtaatttcgggttcgggtcattttCAAGTCAGTTTTATCAAATTATTTATTGAATATGGATACTAGTTAGTGTTACAGTGTGAAACAATAAACATTCGAGTCGGGTCAAACTTATCGAGTTTATTCCCAAATATGCATAGCTACCTAAGGAGAATTGGTGCACAGCTGGGAGGTTTTGTTCGCGTTGATGAGGCGCCACTGCCGGAGCTAGAAAGGGCAGTGGGCTTTCGAGTCCTTCATGATGTTCGAAAGCCTTTTGAAAAAATCTGTTGAACCAAATGATCGTGTTTTGACGTTCAAAGTGAAGTATGAGAGGTTGTCAACGTATTATTATGGTTGTGGGGTACTAGGCCATGGAGAGAAAGATTGTGATGGCGGTCCCTATGATTCAGGAGAGCTACTTTATGGAGATGATTTACGGGCTCCACCAAGACGAGTGGCGCGAGTGTATATGGAGAGGGATTGTACGAAAGCAGACGATAGAAGAAGGGTTGGGGATGAATATTAGAAGAGGGAGGACGATGAGGTGGAGAAGATGATAGCGAGATTGCAAGTTATTGCCATAACTAATAAATTGACGAAGAAGGCTAATGTGCGGGTCTGGAGAGGAATACAGGTGTGAGGGGTGACTCGCAGGTGATGGTGGTGATGCCAGATGAGAGGAGGGAGGAAGAGGGTAGGatgtaatactccactgaacgGAAAACGTCATTCGGGTGGGGTAACCCCTTGAAGAGATCCACTGATAGACTTAAAATCTGACTAGtacttaaagggattgaaagtactactcatatctataaagtgcactttcttttctggttatccatgcaaaagaactccacagttaagcatgtttggctgagagtagtcttatgATGGGTGACCTCATGGGAAGGTTCCCAatatgcgcatgagtgaggagaaaatgcgctggaaaggacctgtgttgatctgtgggccatgtacacagcctgacaAGCTATCGTGAGTGACCActcccgaccctaggtttgggccggggtgttacatagGAGGAGTGTGGTGGCTGGATGTATACCTCCGAGTTCGAGGGGATTAAATAGCATGGAGGTGGAGAAGACCGTGGCTGAAGTAAGGTGTGTGGAGGAAAGTGAGGCTGGGACTGCATTCGAGAATTTAATCTTCAAGGAGGGTCGAAAATGGAGACGATTGGTGACAAAGGTGGATACGGGTCAAATTGAGAGGGCTGTAAATTTCGGTGAGAATTCTAAGAGGAGCGGGGAGGATGGAGATGATGATATGATTCTTAATACGAAGAAGGCTCTAATTTACAGGGATgtgtatgtaacacccccatataacaaggtgccttaccaaggaccaccctagcatataatggtgctaccatctcggttacccgaggcaagtaTATCAACAGTGACCATCAAAGAACGATTATTAAAAGTTAACTTATTACatgtttcaaaaccaaatccaaagtATAAAGAAAAGTGAACCAACTAAAACTGAAAAAGTATCAAAAgactcatgacagcggaagctaagacTCTAGGTGATGACACTCCCTTCCTCAATCCCGCAGCTATCATAAATCATCACCTgtcaatcaactgctcaccatccccgaatggatcaccacagttttgtaaaatataaacggggtcagttcactgtataatcaagataagaaatcacaaacacaaccaataCAATCCAATCGTAATACCATCTCCAAACTTCATTTTTAAcaagtaaccgactacacacctaagtgtgtacccctgccaggttacccatcgcaacaggtaaccctcacCACCAGTGGGGGCCGCacccttgcccacctaagccccgctcatcgcaacgagcaaatAATCCATGTcgattaatgtgcacatcccccttgtgacgggaaccacaaggggcgaagcaagggcgtgaagccattcccgatgatgactccactcagtcgagggcgcacctcgagaaccatagacaaacaacaaccaagccAAACATCCAAGAATTACAATTTTAATAACAATACTAATCATGCCAGTACATCAATCATCACCGTCTTAAGTCAATTACACAGGCAACTGAGTAGAGAAACCATACCTTATTATGAATCCGAAATCACAAGCAATCACCGGAAGCTAGATCTGTTCCTTtacgaatccttcacctaacaGTAATCACAATAATACTATATCACAATCCATACCAATCCACTCTTTTCCCAATCTAAACCATAAGgccaaaaccctaaaagacaaagtAACTAATTAACAAAGTACTAGTGACTTACCAACGAAACCGATATGGAAAAGACGAATGGAAGACTCGcgatcgatcaattagcctttggagtgattagggtgattagagagatgatgaacgtcgttaggttttgtaaaaatgatttGTAAACtgttaaaatgtaatttataatctctaatcaccttaatcaaaaccGTGGAAATTAATCCTGCAGACCTGATACTCGGTCGAATACttgggatactcggccgagtacgacctactcggccgagtaactcactactcgaccgagtgctcctGGGCAGTAGCCTGATCAGAAGTCACACGaaaacctactcggccgagttccccctattcggccgagtagactatgatcagaaaaccgtggtattacattcttccctccttaaaacgaatttcgtccccaaagttcacacCATACCAAAAAAAAAGCAACACTAACCACTCAAAGGCAACAACAACTACTCAAAGGTACCAACAACACCAACTATGACCAACAAAACAACCCAACTATAGCTCAAAGATATAAACAACACAACCATCTCGACCTCAAACTAACCTAAAACAAACatacgaccatctcctaccccacttaaaagacaacggttacgtccccgtaaccacacatacctggtCAAAAAGGTGAGAAAAGAGCTCTCTCATAGACTCCTCCGGTTCCCaagtggcctcttccacattgcgATTAGACCATAGCACCTTAAGTAAGACGGTCTCGCCATTGCGTACCTTGCGTACCTTGCGATccaagatctccttaggaacctctGCATAAGTTAGAGACTCATCTAACTCGCtattctcaacctcaagcacatgtgacggatcactcacatacttccggagttgtgatacatgaaacacattatgaacccgatcaagcgatggtggtaaagctagccgatAGGCTAATTTACCTATCCGGTCTAAAATCTCTTAAGGActgatgaacttctgactcaactttcctcgcttaccaaacctcatcactccacgcataggtgacactttcaagagaaccttgtcacctaccgcaaactcGATGTCCCTACGATGCAAGTCCgcgtaactcttttgcctatcttgagctgctttcatcttctGGCGAATCAAGTGTACTtgctcaatcatgtcttggaccATTTGTGGCCCCAAAACCAcagcctcagcactatcatcccaacacactGGACTTctgcacttcctgccatacaaagcctcaaaaggtgtcatcctAATGCTagagtgatagctgttgttgtatgaaaactcgatcaagtcCAGCCTATCCTCCCAACTTCCACAGAATTCCATAGCAccagctcgtaacatatcctttAGGTTCTTGATAGTCCTTTTAGTCTGACCatttgtcgcaggatgaaatgttgtactaatctttaaggtagttcccatcagttcctgcaactcttgccaaaaccgtgatacgaacctcgcatctcgatccgaTAATATATCATTTGGCacccatgtaaccgaaccacatgcttcttGTATCCCAAAGCTAGTTGAATCTTATTCCAAGTGTCTTTCgttggaataaagtgagctgactttgttaaatggtcgacgatcacccaaatcatattgttacgttgttgagtccttggtaaccccagtatgaagtccatagagatcgactcccatttccattcCGGCACCttaagtgactgaatcttacatTGTGGTCTCCGttattccctctttacccttTGACAAGTTAAACACATAGCCAAGAACTCAGCAACATCTTTCTTCATATTAGGGCACCAAAACGTCATTAAGTCCTTATAGAGCTTGTCACCGCCCGGATGTACTGAATAAGGAGTGAAATGAGCCTTTATCATGATCAACTTTTTCAAGTCCACGTCACTAGGTACGCACCAtctcccatctgtgtggatagaaaaccttgAAACTGTGCCACTCTCAACACTTGACTTCCACTCTTAAATCTCGGGATCAAGTTCCTGTTTCCTCTTTATGTCACCATACAAGTCAGGCTCGATAGTCAAGTCACCGATGGCATCACCCTTTCGAATCATATGGACCCCCATCTTAgtcatctcatccctcagcttcatcAAAGACATAACAGTGCATAACGAatgcacactctttctactcaaagcacctaccaccacattagccttcccctcatgatagatgatctccatatcgtagtctccaatcaactccattcctcgcctctgtcgcatgttcaACTCATTCTGTGTATAGatgtacttcaagctcttatgatccgaaaataccttaaaggtcgccccataaagatagcgcctccaaatctttagagaAAAAACCACGGCACCCAGTTCCAAAtcgtgagtaggatagttctcctcgtacagtttcagctgcctcgaagcataagcgatAACTTTCCCATTCtacatcaagacacaacctaacccattctttgaagcatcactatatacctcaaagttctgaCTTTCCTCAGGTAGAGCTAGAATGGGAgctatggtcaaacgctccttcaaGGTTTGGAACCCCGTTCACAACTCTCCTCCCAACGGAATCTGGTCTCTtccctcatcaaagctgtcataggcctAGAAATCTTCgagaagtctttcacaaacctcctgtagtagccagctaaacccaagaaactctgaatctcagcaacattctttggtgcttcccagtttgacaccgcctcaatcttactaggatccacagacacTCCATCTCTCgagatcacatggcccagaaaagccactttctctaaccagaactcgcacttagatagcttgacATACAACTGATTATCTCGCAAGGTCTGTAGTACTAACCTTAGGTGCTCCTCATACTCCTCCTTAgccttagagtagaccaagatgtcatcaataaagACGACCACAAACCTATCTAAGAACGGGCTGAAGATCcagttcataagatccatgaataccgctggtgcattagtcaacctaaatggcatcactacatactcatagtgaccataccgcaACCAAAAAGTtgtctttggaatatcctcatctggtatcctcaactggtgataacccgacctcaaatcgaacTTAGAAAACACTCCTGCGCCACTCAgctggtcgaaaagatcatcaatccttggcaaaggatacctcTTCTTCTTGGTGACATGGTTTAACTCTTTATAGTCGATGCACAGCCTGATACTCCCatatttctttttcacaaacaaaactggcgcaccccaaggtgatacactaggtcgaatGTACCCCTTGTCTAGCAACTCATtcaactgcttcttcaactcttccaactctttaGGTCCCATCcggtatggtgctttagatataggtcccgtccctggtttgaGTTCAACACTAAAGTCGATGTCCCTCTTAGgaggtaaccccggtatctcatctcGAAAAACATCACTGAACTCCCCAACCACCGGTATGTCAGATGATGTTGGCTCCTGTACTCGCATATCCctcacatgacaaaggattagaggacacttcttcctcaaacatggcTTTAAAGTCATTACCGTGATCAAATTCATCTTAGGCTTTACCACGAAACCCATATATGTCACCTTGACCCCCTTAGGCCcttttaaagacactctcttttgccgacaataTATCTTAGCCTCATACTTGCCCAATCAGTCCATCTCGACTATGACTTGAAACCCATCCATAAGAAACTTTAACAGATTGACCGGTAAATCTACTTGCCCAACCATCATGGACACCCCTCTAAATAACTTAGAACATGACACTGAGTCTTCCGAAGGTATAAACACGTTATCTTTTACCAACTCATACTCTCCCaaacccatagctaaggcatgactcctagacacaaaagagtgggttgcccctgaatcaaacagaACAAAAGACGGCATGTTATGCCCAAGGAAAGTACAAGTAAcgacatgagcatcatcctcagcttccTGCTTGCCCATCATAAAAAGCGTCTCGCTATTCTTATGGCCTCCACCTTGGACCGTAGTTGCTGAAGTGGTAGGCTTGGCAGCCGAGTTCTGCGTTACACTGTTGTTTGGACGCTGGTAGGACCCTCCGTTATTGCGGTTGTGGCCGCCATTGTTGTTGCTTTGGCCTCCATGGTTACTCCATGACCCAACTGGCCTATTACTAACCAAACTCTAACTTGGAGCATGCGAAAAGTTCCCTTGGTATGACCTCAGAAAACTTCCTCCTCCTCTTGTAGCGCTCGTACACTCATACCTCTTGTAACCCGTACCACCGCAGTTGAAACATGTAAGATTGGAGTTATCACTAGTACTCCGACCGCCTCCTCTTTCCCAAGTTCGAGATCCCCCTCCATAGTTAGAGCCTCCAGAAAAGGTCCTAGCTTGATTATAGTTGCTCCTCTTGTGACCCGAATGAtttccaccctcactctcagccttcctcttttcagcatccttttccttagcctccttggcGAAGTCCACTAGTCTCTCAACGTGCCCCGCCCTTGCATAAACCTCTTTCAGATCCGTGAGTACCCCAACTAGTAGCCTATCCATGATCCTCGGTGCTAACCCCTTCTCAAAGCGAAGAGCCAAGCTCTGTTGACTCAATTGCATATCCTCCGCGTACCGCGACAGCTCGAtaaaccggtgatagtactcgaTGACAGTCATACTATCAG
Protein-coding sequences here:
- the LOC141618036 gene encoding uncharacterized protein LOC141618036; protein product: MGFVVKPKMNLITVMTLKPCLRKKCPLILCHVRDMRVQEPTSSDIPVVGEFSDVFRDEIPGLPPKRDIDFSVELKPGTGPISKAPYRMGPKELEELKKQLNELLDKGPFLDRFVVVFIDDILVYSKAKEEYEEHLRRFVKDFSKISRPMTALMREETRFRWEESCERDGRWCVPSDVDLKKLIMIKAHFTPYSVHPGGDKLYKDLMTFWCPNMKKDVAEFLAMCLTCQRTKRTIKNLKDMLRAGAMEFCGSWEDRLDLIEFSYNNSYHSSIRMTPFEALYGRKCRSPVCWDDSAEAVVLGPQMVQDMIEQVHLIRQKMKAAQDRQKSYADLHRRDIEFAVENSELDESLTYAEVPKEILDRKVRKVRNGETVLLKVLWSNRNVEEATWEPEESMRELFSHLFDQVKDS